In Silene latifolia isolate original U9 population chromosome 3, ASM4854445v1, whole genome shotgun sequence, a single window of DNA contains:
- the LOC141649654 gene encoding uncharacterized protein LOC141649654 translates to MAKKSRSKPTLSKKQIKSKAKIRLSFNNLENLNLDDSSMPSADSTIQEVPQTANLKGSKAINDLVVIPPLDMDVVVEPDDLSDSADEDPDPRGNWTHVIGRKRSRSPVSSPNSPPLLQFTMEDVQPELEYWSTAVICYVLGGNPPWELLSGFVSRLWRKYKYDKISFLPNGAFLVRFPTMECKELVLKQGFPMFDNKPLVVKPWTENASLAKEKVKAVPIWIRLCGLGLKFWGESCLTKLGSLIGKFMRADGPTIDKTRLGYARLMTEVEIGQDLPYRLFFKDEKGVENCVVVEYEWRPDAPIPAPPKPVQTKVWRPVIRQNVVNKGKVPLYDEGTSVSAAHPYGAPIIHNSSVMVPVSPIIQMVRQEHNPHVSPTKSYVEAVLSDTESPKKEGGVGSSGLFGLVETKVKIQHFDSILNNLGQHWHGVNNNIYHPGGRVWVIWAPHMFNVQIIDCSAQQITSEITEIATGDVFYFTWLGSPVSGDEIADFRLCVDYCDIMDIQAQGSFFTWNNKQDPSTRVFSRLDRCLITNDWMQLYPDSYAYFMNEGMFDHSPIVCFRRKDVQFRKASFKYFNMWGMDADFKTIVKREWDKYVHGITMYQVITKLKNLKKSLRLLNKNRYADIKRAAEVARAQLDYLQPQMHRQPGDPLIIQRENDDVASFYSLQKARASFLQQKAKTAWLSEGDENSAFFHRQIKSRNFHNKVLQIKDVQGTNHREPAAIETAFLDYYKELLGSSTSVHKVHVPTVRTGPDGYTSQFFRDSWEILGKELFHAINKFFNTGKLLKKLNSTNITLVPKVPNPSSVTDFRSIACCNTIYKCIAKLLCTRLGKVLYYLRLWIVVKLNHLLFADDLHLFSKGYELSIMWLLRSFATFSMASGLCFNKDKSEIYFNGMSQGAMDSILQVSGFKRGVLPFKYLGVPISSRKLTKNDGMRLIDKITTRIRSWGAKHLSYAGRLTLVNSVLSGLHSCWSSIFLIPNGILNKIDAICRNYLWRGKDTYMNAPNVNWGGWCTPKDEGGLGIKSTKLWNKALLGKYVWWLATKKDHLWVKWVNHVYLKGCDWTSYEPPIYCSWSWRKIAQLLKTFAPTYSSGKWLGEDIPYKVMDGYNWISGRCISTLQHYLHKAFPATELSDWFTRHHGGTKLQKRVICAAHVAVLYAIWRARNKARVDQMVINPGTPVRQVLNDVIARLWAKNSGVVSNREGASLASISP, encoded by the exons ATGGCTAAGAAATCTCGATCAAAACCTACTCTTTCAAAGAAGCAAATCAAATCTAAAGCTAAAATAAGATTGTCCTTCAATAATCTAGAGAACTTAAATCTTGACGATTCCAGTATGCCGTctgctgattctacaattcaggaGGTGCCTCAAACTGCAAATTTGAAGGGCTCGAAGGCTATTAATGACTTGGTTGTTATTCCTCCATTGGACATGGATGTTGTTGTTGAACCTGACGACTTATCTGACTCAGCTGATGAAGATCCAGATCCACGGGGCAATTGGACTCATGTTATTGGTCGTAAACGTTCTCGTTCTCCTGTAAGTTCACCAAATTCTCCACCTTTACTTCAGTTTACTATGGAGGATGTACAACCCGAACTAGAATATTGGTCTACAGCTGTCATATGTTATGTATTGGGTGGTAATCCTCCATGGGAACTTTTGTCTGGCTTCGTGAGTCGTCTTTGGAGAAAGTATAAGTATGATAAGATATCTTTTCTTCCCAATGGTGCGTTTCTGGTTCGTTTTCCTACTATGGAGTGTAAGGAGTTGGTCCTCAAACAGGGATTTCctatgtttgataacaaaccatTAGTGGTTAAACCTTGGACTGAGAATGCTTCCCTTGCGAAAGAAAAAGTAAAAGCTGTTCCTATATGGATTCGTCTGTGTGGGTTGGGCTTGAAATTCTGGGGTGAGTCCTGCTTAACTAAGCTAGGGTCTTTAATTGGTAAATTCATGCGTGCTGATGGTCCTACTATTGATAAGACTCGCTTAGGTTATGCTCGCTTAATGACTGAGGTAGAGATTGGACAAGACCTCCCATATCGTTTGTTTTTCAAGGATGAAAAAGGTGTAGAGAATTGTGTGGTTGTGGAGTATGAGTGGAGACCTGAT GCTCCTATTCCTGCTCCACCCAAACCTGTTCAAACTAAAGTCTGGAGACCTGTTATTAGGCAGAATGTGGTTAATAAGGGCAAAGTTCCCCTCTATGATGAGGGTACTTCAGTGAGTGCTGCACATCCCTATGGTGCCCCTATTATACACAATTCAAGTGTTATGGTTCCTGTGAGTCCTATCATACAGATGGTGAGACAAGAGCATAACCCTCATGTGTCACCTACAAAATCTTATGTGGAAGCAGTCCTGTCTGATACAGAGAGTCCAAAAAAGGAAGGGGGAGTGGGATCATCTG GGCTTTTTGGTTTAGTTGAAACTAAGGTTAAGATTCAGCACTTTGATTCTATTCTAAATAATTTAGGTCAACATTGGCATGGTGTTAATAACAATATATATCATCCTGGTGGGAGAGTTTGGGTTATTTGGGCTCCTCATATGTTTAATGTGCAAATTATTGATTGTTCCGCTCAACAAATCACTTCTGAAATTACTGAGATTGCTACTGGAGATGTGTTTTATTTCACTTG GTTGGGTAGTCCTGTTAGTGGGGATGAAATTGCTGATTTTAGACTGTGTGTGGATTATTGTGATATTATGGACATCCAAGCTCAGGGCTCTTTTTTCACTTGGAACAACAAACAAGACCCTTCCACTAGAGTGTTTTCTCGACTTGATAGATGTTTAATTACTAATGATTGGATGCAATTATACCCTGATAGCTATGCATACTTCATGAATGAGGGCATGTTTGATCACTCTCCTATAGTCTGCTTTAGAAGGAAGGATGTTCAGTTTAGGAAAGCTTCCTtcaaatattttaacatgtggggcATGGATGCTGATTTTAAGACTATAGTTAAAAGAGAGTGGGATAAATATGTGCATGGGATCACTATGTATCAAGTCATTACAAAATTGAAAAACCTGAAGAAATCTCTTAGGCTTCTGAACAAGAATAGATATGCTGATATTAAGAGAGCTGCTGAGGTGGCTAGAGCTCAACTTGATTATTTACAACCTCAAATGCATAGACAGCCTGGTGATCCACTTATCATTCAGAGAGAAAACGATGATGTAGCTAGCTTCTATTCTCTTCAGAAAGCCAGGGCTTCTTTCCTTCAGCAGAAAGCTAAAACTGCTTGGCTTAGTGAGGGTGATGAAAACTCTGCATTTTTTCACAGGCAAATTAAGTCCAGGAATTTTCACAACAAAGTTCTCCAGATTAAAGATGTTCAAGGTACTAATCATAGAGAACCTGCAGCTATTGAAACAGCTTTCTTGGATTATTATAAAGAGCTCCTGGGTAGTTCTACTTCTGTTCATAAGGTTCATGTCCCTACTGTCAGGACCG GCCCTGATGGCTATACTAGCCAATTTTTCAGAGATTCCTGGGAGATTTTGGGGAAGGAATTATTTCATGCTATCAACAAATTTTTCAATACTGGCAAACTCTTAAAAAAGCTAAACAGCACAAATATTACTCTTGTCCCAAAAGTTCCAAACCCTAGTAGTGTCACTGATTTTAGGTCTATTGCTTGTTGCAATACTATTTATAAATGTATTGCTAAGCTTCTTTGTACTAGGTTGGGGAAGGTTTTATATTACCTGAGATTGTGGATTGTAGTCAAG CTTAATCATCTGTTGTTTGCTGATGATTTGCATCTCTTCTCTAAAGGATATGAGCTTTCTATCATGTGGCTCTTGAGATCTTTTGCTACCTTTTCTATGGCTTCAGGTCTTTGTTTCAACAAAGACAAATCTGAAATCTATTTTAATGGGATGTCTCAGGGTGCTATGGACTCTATTCTGCAAGTATCTGGTTTTAAGAGGGGTGTGCTTCCTTTTAAATACTTGGGAGTGCCAATATCTTCTAGGAAGTTAACTAAGAATGATGGGATGAGGCTTATTGATAAAATTACTACTAGAATCAGATCATGGGGTGCTAAACACCTGTCTTATGCAGGAAGGTTAACCCTTGTGAATTCTGTTCTCTCTGGTTTACATTCCTGTTGGTCATCCATCTTTCTTATTCCAAATGGTATCCTCAATAAAATTGATGCTATTTGTAGGAACTACCTTTGGCGGGGTAAGGACACTTATATGAATGCTCCTAATGTTAACTGGGGTGGTTGGTGTACCCCTAAAGATGAGGGAGGACTAGGTATCAAGTCTACTAAACTTTGGAACAAGGCTTTGCTGGGCAAATATGTTTGGTGGTTGGCTACTAAAAAAGACCATCTTTGGGTAAAGTGGGTTAATCATGTTTATTTGAAGGGTTGTGATTGGACTAGCTATGAGCCACCTATTTACTGTAGTTGGTCCTGGCGCAAGATTGCTCAACTCCTTAAAACTTTTGCTCCTACTTACTCTTCTGGAAAATGGCTTGGGGAGGACATTCCTTATAAGGTGATGGATGGATATAATTGGATCAG TGGTCGTTGCATTAGTACCCTTCAGCATTATTTGCACAAGGCTTTTCCTGCTACTGAATTGTCCGACTGGTTTACTAGACATCATGGTGGGACTAAATTGCAGAAAAGAGTTATTTGTGCTGCTCATGTAGCAGTCCTTTATGCTATTTGGAGAGCTAGGAACAAGGCAAGAGTGGATCAGATGGTGATAAATCCTGGGACTCCGGTCAGGCAGGTTCTCAACGACGTGATTGCAAGATTATGGGCGAAGAATTCAGGGGTTGTTTCAAATAGAGAAGGGGCTTCGCTGGCTTCTATTTCTCCTTAA